Proteins from a single region of Psilocybe cubensis strain MGC-MH-2018 chromosome 3, whole genome shotgun sequence:
- a CDS encoding COX assembly mitochondrial protein 1, producing the protein MSATRAHAAPDWLVHISFYFTSPYARSALGQKASLRPVCQEFIEALERCHANGWTKFIGACNQNKDDLNHCLRTERLTRTKMNREKAKLRRDKTDQALQEFRAL; encoded by the exons ATGTCCGCCACGCGGGCCCACGCGGCTCCGGATTGGCTCGTCCACATTTCTTTCTACTTCACCAGTCCATATGCACGCTCAGCTCTCGGACAAAAAGCTAG TTTGCGCCCAGTATGTCAAGAGTTCATCGAGGCCCTTGAAAGGTGCCATGCCAATGGCTGGACTAAATTCATTGGCGCTTGCAACCAGAACAAAGACGACCTGAATCACTGTCTGAGGACCGAG CGCCTCACTCGTACCAAGATGAACAGGGAAAAGGCTAAACTGCGCCGAGACAAAACAGATCAAGCTCTGCAGGAATTCCGTGCGCTATAG
- a CDS encoding Cytochrome b-c1 complex subunit 7, whose protein sequence is MFGPLGLSLAPYVRSSKSLTNLLTPVANWYAGAMGYRKYGFKYDDLLCEENDQVQRALGRLTDREGYDRAYRLKRASHASVLHAPLPKEQWTPESDDVRYLAPHVEEVMKEENERKLWDNLVVERK, encoded by the exons ATGTTCGGTCCTCTGGGCTTGTCTCTCGCTCCCTATGTGCGCTCCTCCAAGAGCCTCACAAACCTCCTCACCCCCGTCGCCAACTGGTATGCCGGCGCCATGGGATACAGGAAATACGGCTTCAAATACGACGACCTAT TGTGCGAGGAGAACGACCAGGTCCAGCGT GCTTTGGGCCGCCTGACTGACCGTGAGGGCTACGACCGCGCCTACCGCCTGAAACGCGCCTCGCACGCCAGCGTTCTCCACGCCCCCCTCCCCAAAGAGCAGTGGACACCCGAATCAGAC GATGTCCGCTATTTGGCCCCCCACGTCGAGGAGGTGATGAAGGAGGAGAACGAAAGGAAGCTCTGGGACAACCTTGTCGTTGAGAGAAAATAA
- a CDS encoding Serine-threonine kinase receptor-associated protein, which translates to MSAPLRSTPLVAPGHTRPITHLSFSPIQEDGTFLLVSSCKDGNPMLREWTGDWIGTFLGHKGAVWSTKLSLDSSRAASGSADFTAKIWDTYSGNVLHSFPHNHIVRSVALSPQASHLLTGGQEKKVRIFDLNRPDAEPDFLFDNGPFSHDGTIKSVVWVGDHTGVTAGDDGKVKWWDLRSRELTKTITFPDPITSMELSLQTQRLVLTSGKTVEFIPALPHTGHNTHSLTLRYAPSSASIHPILQDRFVTGSMTDEWVRVHGINGEERDVLKGHHGPVHCVEFSPDGEMYASGSEDGTIRLWQTTPGKTYGLWQGASPNGN; encoded by the exons ATGTCAGCTCCTTTGAGATCAACCCCTCTTGTGGCACCAGGCCATACTCGACCTATTACccatctttctttttctccgATCCAAGAAGACGGCACTTTCTTGCTTGTGTCCAGCTGTAAAGATGGAAATCCTATGTTGAGGGAGTGGACTGGAGACTGGATTGGCACCTTCCTTGGACACAAAGGTGCTGTCTGGAGTACGAAACTTTCGCTGGACAGTTCTAGAGCGGCGTCTGGAAGCGCAGATTTCACTGC GAAAATCTGGGACACGTACTCTGGCAACGTTCTCCACTCTTTCCCTCACAACCACATTGTTCGGAGCGTCGCCTTGTCTCCCCAGGCATCACATCTTTTGACCGGAGGCCAGGAAAAGAAAGTGCGAATATTCGACCTCAATCGGCCTGACGCAGAACCCGATTTCCTTTTCGACAACGGTCCTTTCTCTCATGATGGAACAATCAAGAGTGTTGTGTGGGTAGGTGATCACACAGGTGTGACCGCTGGCGATGACGGGAAAGTGAA ATGGTGGGATCTCCGATCAAGAGAGCTGACGAAAACAATCACATTTCCCGACCCGATAACGTCCATGGAGTTGTCTTTGCAGACGCAAAGACTGGTGCTGACCTCTGGCAAGACAGTTGAATTCATACCTGCGTTGCCACACACTGGTCACAATACGCACAGCCTTACCCTCCGATATGCTCCTTCATCAGCTTCTATCCACCCCATCCTCCAGGACCGTTTCGTAACTGGTAGTATGACTGATGAGTGGGTTCGTGTTCACGGTATCAATGGAGAGGAACGAGATGTCCTCAAGGGTCACCATGGCCCTGTTCACTGTGTGGAGTTCAGCCCCGACGGGGAGATGTATGCAAGTGGAAGTG AGGATG GTACTATTCGATTATGGCAAACCACACCTGGCAAAACATATGGATTATGGCAAGGAGCCAGTCCCAACGGCAACTGA
- a CDS encoding Sorbose reductase sou1, with translation MPPPAQSVSPLAPIGVSAALEAAANPNFQPKAKIFDEFALTDRVGIVSGGNRGLGLEMALALCEAGARAVYCWDLPAEPSDEWVKTRDYVTKLGNGSRLEYASIDVRDQQAQWDKAKEIGDKEGRMDVCIAAAGILKTHTDCLTYPAQQFKDVLDVNTHGVLFTAQAAGQQMRRFGHGGSIILIASMSGSITNKDHAWVSYNSSKSAVLQMARSMACELGPERIRVNTLSPGHIYTSMTAAYLDAQPHLLEKWSSLNPLGRIGRPDELRGVIAWLASDASTFCTGSEYVSRFP, from the exons ATGCCTCCACCAGCTCAGTCCGTCTCCCCTCTGGCTCCGATCGGAGTCAGCGCAGCCCTTGAAGCGGCCGCCAACCCGAATTTCCAACCAAAGGCCAAGATCTTTGACGAGTTCGCGCTGACTGACCGAGTGGGCATCGTTTCGGGTGGGAATAGGGGCTTGGGGCTCGAGATGGCGCTGGCGTTGTGCGAAGCTGGCGCGCGCGCTGTTTACTGCTGGGATCTCCCTGCTGAGCCCTCGGATGAGTGGGTCAAGACTAGGGATTATGTTACGAAATTAGGAAATGGGTCGAGGTTGGAGTACGCGTCGATTGATGTGAGGGACCAGCAGGCCCAGTGGGATAAGGCAAAGGAAATAGGAGATAAAGAGGGGCGGATGGATGTGTGCatcgctgctgctggaatACTGAAAACCCACACGGACTGTTTGACCTATCCCGCTCAACAATTCAAAGAT GTGTTGGACGTCAATACTCATGGAGTGTTGTTCACTGCCCAAGCTGCTGGACAACAGATGCGCAGGTTTGGACACGGTGGGAGTATCATCCTTATTGCCTCGATGTCAGGCAGTATCACAAACAAA GACCACGCATGGGTGTCGTACAACTCCAGCAAATCAGCGGTCCTGCAGATGGCGCGCAGCATGGCTTGTGAACTGGGACCGGAAAGAATTCGAGTCAATACATTGTCCCCAGGACATATATACACCTC AATGACTGCCGCCTATCTCGACGCTCAACCCCATCTTCTGGAGAAATGGTCCAGTCTGAATCCCCTAGGGCGTATCGGGCGTCCAGACGAACTTCGGGGTGTTATAGCATGGTTGGCCAGCGACGCTTCCACTTTCTGCACGGGTAGCGAGTACGTGTCCCGTTTTCCCTGA
- a CDS encoding Transketolase, translating to MSSFTPHPADETAIATIRTLAVDVVGKANSGHPGAPMGMAPVAHVLFSRFVNANPKNSKWFNRDRFVLSNGCALQYVLLHLLGYKLSMDDLKAFRQLDSKTPGHPEAGHTDGIEVTTGPLGQGFANGVGLAIAQAHLAAVYNKDGFDLINNYTYVFAGDGCLMEGVASEAASLGGHLQLGNLIVITDRLEDISIDGDTAVAFTENVEQRFLSYGWQVLHVDDGDSDLVGIAGAIAEAKKEKSKPTIIRLKTTIGYGSKQQGTHGVHGAPLKADDIEALKSKFGFAPDQKFQVPQATYDLYAEFGKRGAALEAEWNSLLQSYGQKYPKEHAELTRRIAGELPAGWEQTLPVYKPTDAAQASRKLSEITLTAIIPSLPELMGGSADLTGSNLTKVKNSVDFQPPSTGLGTYAGTYIRYGVREHAMGAIANGLHAYGGIIPFVATFLNFVSYASGAVRLSALSGHQVIWVATHDSIGLGEDGPTHQPVETAIGLRATPNVAFWRPADGNETSAAYLVALKSKSTPSILSLSRQNLPNLEGSTIEKATRGGYVLHDEEKEDLTIVSTGSEVSIAVEAAAKLKEQGIKTRVVSLPCWLTFDQQPEEYRLSVLRSGAPILSLEALSTAGWAKYSHEQFGLPAWGASGPYQKVYEKFGITGSNIAAVGKKVVDFYKQKGGEVVSPLVKAIHL from the exons ATGTCCTCCTTCACCCCCCACCCCGCCGACGAGACCGCCATCGCCACCATCCGCACCCTCGCCGTCGATGTCGTCGGCAAGGCTAACTCTGGCCATCCCG GTGCTCCTATGGGCATGGCTCCCGTAGCCCACGTCCTCTTCTCTCG TTTCGTCAATGCAAACCCCAAAAACTCCAAGTGGTTTAACCGCGATCGATTTGTCCTTTCAAACGG TTGCGCTCTCCAATATGTGCTTCTCCATCTCTTGGGCTACAAGCTGTCTATGGATGATCTCAAGGCTTTCCGCCAACTTGATTCCAAGACCCCTGGACATCCCGAAGCTGGACACACTGATG GTATCGAGGTTACCACCGGTCCCCTCGGTCAAGGTTTCGCTAACGGCGTCGGTTTGGCCATCGCCCAAGCCCATCTCGCCGCCGTATACAACAAGGACGGTTTCGACCTAATCAACAACTACACCTATG TATTCGCCGGAGATGGCTGCCTTATGGAGGGTGTCGCCAGCGAGGCCGCTAGCTTGGGAGGACATCTCCAACTCGGAAACCTCATCGTC ATAACTGACCGGCTTGAAGATATCTCCATCGATGGAGACACCGCCGTTGCATTCACTGAGAACGTCGAGCAGCGCTTCCTCTCCTACGGATGGCAAGTCCTCCACGTCGACGACGGTGACAG CGACCTGGTTGGCATTGCCGGCGCTATTGCTGAggccaaaaaagaaaagagcaAGCCCACCATCATCCGTCTGAAGACCACCATCGGTTACGGCTCGAAGCAGCAGGGAACCCACGGCGTCCACGGTGCTC cTCTCAAGGCTGATGATATCGAGGCTTTGAAGTCTAAATTCGGATTCGCCCCTGACCAGAAATTCCAGGTTCCCCAGGCCACCTACGACCTCTATGCAGAGTTCGGAAAGCGCGGTGCCGCTCTCGAGGCTGAGTGGAACTCGCTTCTCCAATCCTACGGCCAAAAATACCCCAAAGAGCACGCCGAACTCACCCGCCGCATCGCTGGAGAGCTCCCCGCTGGCTGGGAACAGACTCTGCCTGTTTACAAGCCCACTGATGCTGCCCAGGCGTCCCGCAAGCTCTCTGAGATTACCCTCACTGCCATTATTCCCAGCCTTCCTGAGCTCATGGGTGGATCCGCTGATTTGACTGGAAGCAACTTGACCAAGGTCAAGAACTCTGTTGACTTCCAACCCCCCAGCACCGGCCTTGGCACATACGCTGGTACATATATCCGCTATGGTGTCCGTGAGCACGCTATGGGAGCCATCGCCAATGGACTGCACGCCTATGGTGGCATTATTCCTTTCGTTGCAACTTTCTTG AACTTCGTGTCTTATGCTTCCGGAGCTGTCAGACTGTCCGCTTTGTCTGGCCACCAGGTCATCTGGGTTG CTACCCACGATTCCATTGGTCTTGGTGAGGATGGTCCTACTCATCAACCTGTTGAGACTGCCATTGGTCTCCGTGCTACCCCCAACGTGGCCTTCTGGCGCCCTGCCGACGGAAACGAGACCTCCGCCGCATACCTCGTCGCTCTCAAGTCCAAGTCTACCCCCTccatcctctccctctctcgcCAGAACCTGCCCAACCTTGAAGGTTCAACAATCGAGAAGGCCACCCGTGGTGGATACGTTCTCCATgacgaggagaaggaggaccTCACTATTGTCAGCACTGGAAGCGAGGTCAGCATCGCCGTTGAGGCTGCTGCCAAGCTCAAGGAGCAGGGCATCAAGACCCGTGTTGTCAGCTTGCCCTGCTGGTTGACATTCGACCAGCAACCCGAGGAGTACCGATTGAGCGTGCTGAGGAGCGGTGCCCCCATTTTGTCTCTCGAGGCACTTTCCACCGCTGGATGGGCGAAATACAGCCACGAG CAATTTGGTCTCCCTGCCTGGGGTGCTTCCGGTCCTTATCAGAAGGTGTATGAGAAGTTCGGCATCACTGGATCAA ATATTGCTGCTGTCGGCAAAAAGGTCGTCGACTTCTACAAGCAAAAGGGCGGAGAGGTTGTTTCTCCCCTTGTCAAGGCCATCCACCTGTAA